One uncultured Hyphomonas sp. genomic region harbors:
- a CDS encoding DUF3800 domain-containing protein, with product MAFEYVIYIDEAGDDGLGKLKGAGNESGQSHWFVVGAIVVRRANDTKLVSWRDEILNGLPNRQRRDIHFKSLKHDQRRFACQVLSQKKVGVAVAMSNKATLLDVRPKLLEQFKQKNHLHNYLTRWLIERVSKCIKATHKGDGPCRAKIVFSRRGGMSYDEFREYMMLIRDGKEIKYSPGRIDWDVIDPDRIEALDHVSRAGLQLADIATSAFFKAVEPNNFGMFERSYADLLRPRILKMPGKSPYDCGITHVPRIDERSPLSDEQRLFFESWK from the coding sequence ATGGCGTTTGAATATGTAATTTATATCGATGAAGCCGGGGATGACGGCTTAGGGAAATTGAAAGGCGCTGGGAACGAATCTGGCCAATCGCATTGGTTCGTGGTCGGAGCTATAGTTGTGCGGCGTGCCAACGACACAAAATTGGTGTCGTGGCGGGATGAGATACTTAATGGGCTGCCAAACCGACAGCGACGAGACATCCATTTTAAGAGCTTGAAGCATGATCAGCGACGTTTTGCGTGCCAAGTGCTATCGCAAAAGAAAGTTGGCGTTGCGGTGGCCATGTCAAACAAGGCGACTTTATTGGATGTTCGGCCAAAGCTCCTCGAGCAGTTCAAGCAGAAAAATCATCTGCATAACTATTTGACGAGATGGCTGATTGAGCGCGTCTCGAAGTGTATTAAGGCGACGCACAAAGGAGATGGGCCTTGTCGGGCGAAGATCGTATTTTCGAGGCGTGGTGGAATGAGCTACGACGAATTCCGAGAATACATGATGCTCATCCGCGATGGCAAAGAGATTAAGTATTCTCCCGGTCGTATTGATTGGGATGTTATTGATCCAGACCGCATAGAGGCATTGGATCATGTTTCTCGAGCCGGACTCCAATTGGCCGATATTGCTACAAGTGCGTTCTTTAAGGCTGTTGAGCCGAATAACTTTGGTATGTTTGAACGTTCGTATGCCGATCTATTGCGTCCGCGTATTCTGAAGATGCCTGGAAAATCGCCTTATGATTGCGGCATCACTCACGTTCCACGAATCGATGAGCGCTCGCCGTTGAGCGACGAACAGAGGCTCTTTTTTGAAAGTTGGAAGTAA
- a CDS encoding YrhK family protein produces the protein MTEGMRFTTPRHKQVYVAYGTAYDCVDALAAIMFIIGSVLFFKTATVTAGTWLFLIGSVFFAIRPVVHVARDVHMKRLPKE, from the coding sequence ATGACCGAAGGAATGCGTTTCACCACGCCGCGCCACAAGCAGGTCTATGTGGCCTATGGCACGGCCTATGACTGTGTGGATGCGCTGGCGGCGATCATGTTCATTATCGGCTCGGTCCTGTTCTTCAAGACGGCGACGGTGACGGCGGGGACGTGGCTGTTCCTGATCGGCTCGGTCTTTTTCGCGATCCGCCCGGTCGTGCATGTCGCGCGCGACGTGCACATGAAACGGCTGCCGAAGGAATAG